The Cygnus atratus isolate AKBS03 ecotype Queensland, Australia chromosome 2, CAtr_DNAZoo_HiC_assembly, whole genome shotgun sequence genome window below encodes:
- the SRD5A1 gene encoding 3-oxo-5-alpha-steroid 4-dehydrogenase 1: MAAGGGEGPCAFWRRVSGAEERRLLELLAYGLVALGAGAALLLRFVPMPYGRYSSPRFGCPLPARPAWALQELPALLVPLGVAACGAAASRWPNRVLLGCFVLHYVHRALIFPFLIRQGKPTPFFTFLLALLFCIYNGYLQGRSLSNYAEYPSGWLKDPCFITGFIGWLVGMAINIHSDHILRNLRKPGETGYKIPRGGMFEYVSGANFFGEILEWFGFALACCTIESLAFALCTLFILGSRAKQHHQWYLEKFEDYPKDRKILIPFVY, translated from the exons ATGGCAGCAGGCGGCGGCGAGGGCCCGTGCGCGTTCTGGCGGCGGGTGTCCGGCGCCGAGGAGCggcggctgctggagctgctggcctACGGGCTGGTGGCGCTGGGCGCCGGCGCCGCGCTGCTGCTGCGCTTCGTGCCCATGCCCTACGGCCGGTACTCGTCGCCCCGCTTCGGCTGCCCGCTGCCCGCGCGGCCCGCCTGggcgctgcaggagctgcccgcGCTGCTCGTCCCGCTCGGCGTGGCCGCTTGCGGGGCTGCCGCCAGCCGCTGGCCCAACCGCGTCCTGCTCGGCTGCTTCGTGCTGCACTACGTGCACAG GGCACtcatatttcctttcctgatCCGGCAAGGAAAGCCAACACCATTTTTCACCTTCCTGCTAGCACTTCTGTTCTGCATTTACAATGGATACTTGCAAGGCCGAAGCTTAAGCAACTATGCAGAATACCCTTCAGGCTGGTTAAAAGATCCTTGTTTCATTACAG gTTTTATAGGGTGGCTGGTCGGCATGGCAATCAATATTCATTCTGATCATATTCTTAGAAATCTGAGAAAACCAGGGGAAACCGGTTACAAGATACCAAGAG GAGGAATGTTTGAGTATGTCAGTGGAGCCAACTTTTTTGGAGAGATcctggaatggtttgggtttgcCCTTGCCTGCTGCACCATCGAAAGCCTTGCATTTGCATTGTGTACGCTTTTTATCTTGGGCTCTAGGGCAAAGCAACACCACCA gtggTACCTTGAGAAATTTGAAGACTACCCAAAGGATAGAAAAATTCTGATTCCATTTGTGTATTAA
- the NSUN2 gene encoding RNA cytosine C(5)-methyltransferase NSUN2 — translation MGRKARDRRRPQRQERGGGDQAGWSGGYPEIVKENELFERYYREQAVVPAAEWDAFMAALREPLPATLRITGYKSHAREIRHCLKDRFFAELRGLRVDGQEVEMPQPLSWYPEELAWHTNLSRKILRKSPQLEKFHQFLVSETECGNISRQEAVSMIPPLLLNVNPHHKILDMCAAPGSKTAQLIEMLHADMNDPFPKGFVIANDVDNKRCYLLVHQAKRLNSPCIMVVNHDASSIPNLQIDVDGKKEVLFYDRILCDVPCSGDGTMRKNIDVWKKWTTQNSLQLHGLQLRIATRGVEQLAEGGRMVYSTCSLNPIENEAVIAALLEKSQGALELADVSSELPGLKRMPGITKWKVMLKDGQWFEEWKDVPLNRQTQIRPTMFPVKDEEKLKAMNLERCLRILPHHQNTGGFFVAVLIKKSPMPWNKRQPKVHQKLPQRTGDAEVTTTNADDGSEDTAEEPTLAENEESKKMQESQNSDTEQSKKGGVCGPPPSKKMKMFGFKEDPFVFLPEDDPLFEPIQKFYALDPSFPKMNLLTRTQEGKKRQLYMVSKELRNVLLNNSEKMKVINTGIKVWSRNSDGEQFGCAFRLAQEGIYTLYPFIHARIINVCIEDVKILLTQENPFLSKFSSETQKKVKDMAMGSIVLKYDPDPEKPDELQCPIVLCGWQGKTSLRAFVPKNERLHYLRMMGVEVFKAKRKEEESEGKTEEEGQYRAAQTEEGMDVEDKEHDLVTKMEAEIGEESSHSPVESSAMEVENKIEDLGQFSKNNNNHVSKESKDSDTNDVKD, via the exons ATGGGCCGCAAGGCCCGTGACCGGCGGCGGCCGCAGCGGcaggagcggggcggcggggacCAGGCG GGCTGGTCCGGCGGCTACCCCGAGATCGTGAAGGAGAACGAGCTGTTCGAGCGGTACTACCGGGAGCAGGCCGTCGTGCCCGCGGCCGAGTGGGACGCCTTCATGGCGGCGCTGCGCGAGCCGCTGCCCGCCACGCTGCGCATCACCGGCTACAAGAG CCACGCCAGGGAGATCCGGCACTGCCTCAAGGACAGGTTCTTCGCCGAGCTGCGCGGCCTCCGCGTCGACGGGCAGGAGGTGGAGATGCCGCAGCCGCTGAGCTG gTACCCAGAGGAGTTAGCCTGGCACACCAACCTGAGCAGAAAAATCCTACGCAAGTCGCCACAGCTGGAGAAGTTCCATCAGTTCCTGGTCAGCGAGACCGAGTGT ggAAATATCAGTCGTCAGGAGGCTGTTAGTATGATCCCACCTCTGCTGCTTAATGTTAATCCTCATCATAAG aTTCTAGATATGTGTGCTGCACCAGGATCTAAGACTGCACAGCTCATTGAAATGTTGCATGCAGACATGAACGATCCTTTTCCCA AGGGTTTTGTAATTGCTAACGATGTTGACAACAAGCGGTGCTATTTGCTGGTTCATCAGGCTAAAAGATTAAACAGTCCATGCATCATGGTGGTAAATCACGATGCCTCCAGTATTCCTAATCTACAAATAGACgttgatggaaaaaaagaggtcCTCTTCTATGACAGGATTTTATGTGACGTCCCCTGCAG TGGAGATGGAACCATGAGGAAAAACATTGATGTATGGAAGAAGTGGACAACACAGAACAGTTTACAGCTCCATGG ATTGCAGTTAAGAATTGCGACCCGTGGTGTTGAACAGCTGGCAGAAGGTGGGAGAATGGTATACTCTACATGTTCATTGAATCCTATCGAAAATGAAGCTGTAATcgcagctctgctggaaaagAGTCAAG GTGCCTTAGAACTTGCTGATGTCTCTTCTGAGTTGCCAGGTCTGAAGAGGATGCCAGGAATTACAAAATGGAAG GTCATGCTGAAAGATGGACAATGGTTTGAAGAGTGGAAAGATGTGCCTTTAAATAGACAAACACAAATACGTCCCACTATGTTTCCAGTAAAGGATGAAGAGAAGCTAAAGGCAATGAATCTAGAGCGTTG tctTAGGATATTGCCGCATCACCAGAACACAGGAGGCTTTTTTGTggctgttttaataaaaaaatctccaatGCCATGGAACAAACGCCAGCCTAAG GTTCATCAGAAATTACCACAAAGAACAGGAGATGCTGAAGTAACAACAACGAATGCAGATGATGGTTCTGAAGATACTGCTGAGGAACCAACGCttgctgaaaatgaagagtCTAAGAAAATGCAGGAATCTCAGAATTCAGACACTgagcaaagcaaaaaaggaGGAGTATGTGG ACCACCACCGtctaaaaaaatgaagatgtttgGTTTTAAAGAAGATCCTTTTGTGTTTCTCCCTGAAGATGATCCGTTGTTCGAACCTATCCA GAAGTTTTATGCATTGGACCCTTCGTTTCCCAAGATGAATTTACTAACTCGAActcaagaaggaaagaagagacagCTGTACATGGTTTCTAAGGAGCTAAGGAACGTGCTTTTGAACAACAGTGAAAAGATGAAG GTTATTAACACAGGGATAAAAGTCTGGTCTCGCAACAGTGATGGTGAGCAGTTTGGATGTGCCTTCAGATTAGCACAAGAG GGAATATATACTCTATACCCATTCATTCATGCAAGGATTATAAATGTCTGCATAGAAGATGTTAAAATTCTGCTAACCCAGGAAAATCCATTCTTAAGTAAATTTAGCagtgaaacacagaagaaagtcAAAGACATGG CGATGGGAAGTATAGTTCTGAAGTATGACCCAGACCCCGA AAAACCTGATGAGCTTCAGTGTCCTATAGTGCTATGTGGTTGGCAAGGAAAGACATCACTCCGTGCCTTTGTGCCCAAGAATGAGAGACTTCATTACCTGAGGATGATGGGAGTTGAAGTGTttaaagcaaagaggaaagaggaggaatcAGAAGgtaaaacagaggaagaaggtCAATACAGAGCAGCGCAAACGGAGGAAGGAATGGATGTGGAAGATAAAGAACATGATTTAGTCacaaaaatggaagcagaaataGGTGAAGAATCTTCTCACAGTCCTGTGGAAAGCAGTGCTAtggaagtagaaaataaaattgaggaTTTGGGTCAGTTtagtaaaaataacaacaatcaTGTAAGCAAGGAAAGTAAAGACAGTGATACAAATGATGTGAAAgattaa